One window of Bifidobacteriaceae bacterium genomic DNA carries:
- a CDS encoding N-acetylmuramic acid 6-phosphate etherase: MEPQIADPHTVVSAGRMSLSREFDIGYFDLPTERRLEEARDLDALTSLELVRLMHRQDRAAVAAVGPVLRQLAALVDRADLALRNGGRVHYFGAGTSGRLGVLDAVELVPTFSLEPDVVQAHLAGGAEAMFRAIENSEDSSADGHADAAVVTPADVVVGLTASGQTPYVAGALKRCRDVGAFTALITSNPRASLADVADVTLAIATGPEVLAGSTRLKAGTAEKLVLNSFSTALMVRQGRTWRGLMVSVVAANAKLRARTQRILAEAAGVDLETAARCLDAASGELKTGLVSLLGEVSPDQARSALQEANQSVRAALVKLGAGEVKPDNVVPSSN, encoded by the coding sequence GTGGAGCCTCAGATCGCAGATCCTCACACGGTCGTTTCCGCGGGACGCATGTCGCTGTCGCGCGAATTCGACATTGGCTACTTCGACCTCCCGACCGAACGACGGCTCGAAGAGGCGCGCGATCTGGACGCCTTGACCAGCCTTGAGCTGGTCAGGTTGATGCACAGGCAGGACCGCGCCGCAGTGGCCGCCGTCGGGCCGGTGCTGCGGCAGTTGGCGGCCCTGGTGGACCGGGCCGATCTGGCATTGCGAAACGGCGGTCGGGTGCACTACTTCGGGGCTGGGACATCCGGTCGGCTCGGAGTCCTGGACGCGGTGGAATTGGTCCCGACCTTCTCTCTGGAGCCGGATGTGGTGCAAGCCCATCTGGCGGGCGGAGCGGAGGCCATGTTCCGTGCGATCGAAAACTCGGAAGACTCGTCGGCCGACGGCCATGCGGACGCCGCCGTCGTGACTCCGGCCGATGTCGTGGTGGGGCTGACCGCTTCGGGACAGACGCCCTACGTCGCGGGGGCGCTCAAGCGCTGCCGCGATGTGGGCGCTTTCACCGCCCTGATCACATCAAATCCCCGTGCATCTCTGGCCGACGTGGCGGATGTCACGCTGGCAATAGCCACCGGCCCCGAAGTTCTGGCGGGCTCAACGCGGCTGAAGGCCGGAACAGCCGAAAAGCTGGTGCTGAACAGTTTCTCAACCGCCCTGATGGTGCGCCAAGGGAGGACTTGGCGGGGCCTGATGGTTTCGGTTGTGGCCGCCAACGCCAAACTCCGCGCCCGAACCCAACGGATTCTGGCAGAGGCGGCAGGCGTGGACTTGGAAACCGCCGCGCGCTGTCTTGACGCGGCCTCTGGCGAATTGAAAACCGGGTTGGTCTCGCTCCTCGGCGAGGTCAGCCCAGATCAGGCCCGGTCAGCGCTGCAGGAAGCGAACCAGTCCGTTCGCGCCGCGTTGGTCAAACTGGGCGCTGGCGAAGTCAAACCCGACAACGTTGTCCCATCAAGTAACTAA